Proteins found in one Opitutaceae bacterium genomic segment:
- the lepA gene encoding translation elongation factor 4 yields MEELLTRNFCIIAHVDHGKTTLSDRLLEYTNTVEQRVLTDQHLDAMDLEKERGITIKSHPVTMQYKAKDGRTYKLNLMDTPGHVDFSYEVSRSLAACEGAVLLIDAAQGVEAQTVANAHLAFSQNLKIIPVINKIDLPSANLELCLRQLEDILTIPQEEAILASGKAGIGIQDILEAVVARIPEPRWRDNPSTRTLVFDSLYDSYRGVIAYARVFSGAIKAGDNMTLMSNGQRSEVKEVGVFTPKMEKRSVLSAGDVGYVVSNIKDTSDIKIGDTITLSNKPASEMLPGYKEVRPMVFCGLYPLESSDYEKLKAALGRLRLNDSAFLYQSESSVALGFGFRCGFLGLLHMEIIQERIRREHDVEIISTYPSVVYRVKPHGGAEIEVDNPVLLPDPGTIEYISEPTIRASIHIPNDSMGDILSLIMEKRGICEHTDTMDASRVMLRCVLPLNEILVDFNDRLKSITHGYGSMDYELGEYRVSDLVKMDILINGDPVDAFASIVHRDKAEGKGRELCEKLAEIIPPQMFKVAIQAAIGGKIIARDNVREMRKDVTAKCYGGDISRKRKLLDKQKEGKKKMKQIGKVSIPPDAFIQVLKNN; encoded by the coding sequence ATGGAAGAGCTGCTAACCCGAAATTTCTGCATCATCGCCCACGTCGACCACGGCAAGACCACCTTGTCTGATCGGTTGCTGGAGTATACCAACACGGTGGAGCAGCGTGTGCTCACAGATCAGCACCTTGACGCGATGGATCTGGAAAAGGAGCGCGGGATCACGATTAAGAGCCATCCCGTGACAATGCAGTACAAAGCGAAGGATGGCCGCACCTATAAGCTCAACCTGATGGACACCCCCGGGCACGTCGACTTCTCCTATGAAGTCTCTCGAAGCCTGGCGGCCTGCGAAGGGGCTGTTCTTTTGATTGATGCTGCGCAAGGCGTCGAGGCTCAGACGGTTGCGAATGCGCACCTCGCATTCTCGCAAAACCTAAAGATAATCCCCGTCATCAACAAGATCGACCTGCCAAGTGCCAATCTCGAGCTGTGCCTTCGACAGTTGGAGGACATCCTGACGATTCCCCAAGAGGAGGCGATTCTGGCCAGTGGAAAAGCAGGAATTGGAATCCAAGACATCCTCGAAGCAGTTGTCGCCCGAATCCCTGAGCCCAGGTGGAGGGACAACCCTTCGACGCGCACTTTAGTTTTCGATTCGCTCTACGACTCCTACCGTGGCGTGATCGCCTATGCCCGTGTCTTTTCGGGCGCGATCAAGGCTGGGGACAATATGACGCTCATGAGCAATGGGCAGCGTTCTGAGGTCAAGGAAGTGGGCGTATTTACGCCAAAGATGGAAAAGCGCTCGGTGCTCTCCGCTGGCGATGTCGGATACGTGGTCTCGAATATCAAGGACACTTCGGACATCAAGATCGGCGACACGATCACCCTCTCAAACAAGCCCGCCTCCGAGATGCTGCCCGGGTACAAGGAGGTGAGACCGATGGTATTTTGCGGACTCTACCCTTTGGAGTCTTCGGATTATGAAAAGCTGAAGGCAGCCCTTGGCCGACTCCGACTGAATGACTCTGCGTTTCTTTACCAGAGCGAGAGCTCGGTTGCGCTTGGTTTTGGATTTCGCTGCGGTTTTCTCGGCTTGCTTCACATGGAGATAATCCAGGAGCGAATTCGGCGCGAACACGACGTGGAGATCATCTCCACCTACCCAAGTGTTGTCTATCGCGTGAAGCCGCACGGCGGAGCTGAGATAGAGGTGGACAACCCCGTCCTGCTGCCTGACCCCGGAACCATCGAATACATCTCCGAACCGACGATCCGGGCCTCCATTCATATTCCAAACGACAGCATGGGAGACATCCTATCGCTTATCATGGAGAAGCGAGGCATCTGCGAACACACCGATACGATGGATGCGTCGCGCGTGATGCTGCGTTGTGTACTTCCGCTCAATGAAATCCTCGTGGATTTCAATGATCGCCTTAAAAGCATCACCCATGGCTACGGCTCGATGGATTACGAATTGGGTGAGTATCGGGTTTCGGACCTTGTGAAGATGGATATCCTCATCAACGGCGACCCCGTGGATGCATTTGCAAGCATCGTTCACCGCGACAAGGCCGAAGGCAAGGGACGCGAACTCTGTGAGAAACTGGCCGAGATAATTCCGCCACAGATGTTCAAGGTGGCCATCCAGGCTGCCATCGGCGGCAAGATCATCGCACGTGACAACGTGCGCGAAATGCGCAAGGATGTGACAGCGAAGTGTTACGGCGGTGACATTTCCCGCAAGAGGAAGCTCTTGGATAAGCAGAAGGAAGGCAAAAAGAAGATGAAACAGATCGGTAAAGTCTCGATTCCCCCGGATGCCTTCATTCAAGTGTTGAAGAACAACTAA
- the fabD gene encoding ACP S-malonyltransferase, whose protein sequence is MPFALLFAGQGAQKVGMGKSLYENSAAARRLYDEADSVLGWKLTEISFNGPDAELTQTKVCQPALFVHGLALHAALKELNKLPAIDMALGLSLGEVTALTAAEVFDFSTGLRVVAERGRLMQVACERSVGGMAAIVGEERSTVAALCQEFDVEAANFNAPGQIIISGDKAKVEAAVAAAKARGIKKAIPLNVAGAYHSRLMEPARAEFAAFLEGISFKKPVFKVFTNTTGKEVSEPSDIRAALVKQVVSSVLWEDCMRSAATAGATEYWELGPGGVLAGLAKRTVKEWVVKSYSEFADLQA, encoded by the coding sequence ATGCCGTTTGCACTCCTTTTCGCAGGACAAGGTGCCCAAAAAGTGGGCATGGGTAAGTCCCTTTATGAAAACTCTGCCGCTGCTCGTCGCCTTTACGACGAAGCTGACTCAGTACTTGGCTGGAAGTTGACGGAGATTTCGTTCAACGGTCCGGATGCGGAGCTGACCCAGACCAAGGTGTGCCAACCGGCCTTATTTGTGCATGGCCTTGCCTTGCATGCGGCGTTGAAGGAGTTGAATAAATTGCCTGCGATCGACATGGCCCTCGGATTGAGCCTGGGAGAGGTTACCGCCCTCACAGCTGCCGAAGTGTTCGATTTCAGCACCGGCCTGCGCGTCGTGGCCGAACGCGGTCGCCTGATGCAAGTCGCCTGCGAGCGAAGCGTTGGAGGCATGGCAGCGATTGTGGGAGAAGAGCGCTCGACCGTCGCGGCGCTCTGCCAGGAGTTCGACGTCGAAGCCGCAAACTTCAACGCACCCGGCCAGATCATCATCTCGGGTGACAAAGCCAAGGTTGAGGCGGCGGTGGCGGCCGCCAAAGCGCGAGGAATCAAAAAGGCCATCCCCCTGAACGTGGCAGGCGCCTATCACAGCCGCTTGATGGAACCGGCCCGGGCCGAGTTCGCCGCTTTTCTCGAAGGCATCTCCTTCAAGAAGCCGGTGTTCAAGGTGTTTACGAACACCACGGGCAAGGAGGTTTCCGAGCCGTCCGACATTCGCGCCGCGCTCGTGAAGCAGGTCGTGTCGTCGGTCCTCTGGGAGGACTGCATGCGCTCGGCTGCGACTGCAGGAGCCACCGAATACTGGGAACTTGGTCCGGGAGGCGTCCTCGCCGGCTTGGCCAAGCGTACGGTGAAAGAGTGGGTGGTGAAGAGCTACTCCGAGTTCGCGGACCTGCAGGCATAA
- a CDS encoding PilT/PilU family type 4a pilus ATPase, with product MSSTHSASEIFDELLRLAVESRASDVVIKTDRPGYLRISGGLQPVDMDPVTSEQANAYVEAAMPAVFRDNWRVERQVDFAYAAKGIGRFRVNAFHQRGTVSVVFRHIKDHIPTFEELNLQADPLLNLAQGKDGILLFCGATGMGKSSTMAAMLNWINQNAEKHIVTIEDPIEYTFKDNRSVFNQREIGIDVPTFSKAIKSVLRQNPDIILIGEMRDAETFETAISAAETGHLVISTMHAATVAQSLTRLFEFFPAEQQAQARRQVAGTIRGIICQKLIPAMEGGGRMPANEILFADATIRNLILEGQNEKIQGLLESSSDSRTFSFNKDLYRLIKAGKISKNDGLRFSPNPQALEMNLRGIFIKT from the coding sequence ATGAGCTCCACCCACTCGGCGTCGGAAATATTCGATGAGCTATTAAGGCTGGCGGTCGAAAGTCGTGCGAGCGATGTGGTGATAAAGACCGATCGCCCTGGGTATCTACGGATCTCTGGCGGTCTTCAACCAGTGGATATGGATCCGGTGACGAGCGAGCAGGCCAATGCCTATGTGGAGGCTGCCATGCCGGCGGTGTTTCGAGACAACTGGAGAGTGGAGCGACAGGTTGACTTTGCCTATGCCGCAAAGGGAATCGGACGATTTCGTGTCAATGCGTTCCACCAGCGAGGAACGGTGAGCGTCGTTTTCCGGCATATCAAGGATCACATACCCACCTTTGAGGAACTGAATCTTCAAGCGGATCCGCTACTCAACCTGGCGCAAGGGAAGGACGGCATACTCCTGTTTTGTGGCGCCACAGGCATGGGCAAAAGCTCCACGATGGCGGCGATGCTGAACTGGATTAACCAGAACGCGGAGAAGCACATCGTCACGATCGAGGACCCCATCGAGTACACGTTCAAGGACAACCGCTCGGTCTTCAACCAACGTGAGATCGGCATCGACGTCCCTACTTTTTCCAAGGCCATCAAGTCGGTTCTCCGCCAAAATCCAGACATCATCCTCATCGGTGAGATGCGCGACGCCGAAACATTCGAGACTGCGATCTCGGCTGCTGAAACCGGCCATTTGGTCATTTCGACGATGCACGCGGCAACGGTTGCCCAATCCTTAACCCGGCTCTTCGAGTTTTTTCCCGCCGAACAACAGGCCCAGGCGCGCAGACAGGTGGCCGGCACGATTCGCGGCATCATCTGCCAAAAGCTCATTCCAGCGATGGAGGGGGGAGGGCGCATGCCGGCGAACGAAATCCTGTTTGCGGATGCGACGATTCGAAACCTGATCCTGGAAGGGCAAAACGAAAAAATCCAGGGCCTGCTCGAGAGCTCTTCGGATTCACGGACGTTTTCCTTCAACAAGGATCTCTACCGGCTGATCAAGGCGGGAAAGATCAGCAAGAATGACGGGCTGCGTTTTTCACCGAACCCGCAGGCTCTCGAGATGAACCTGAGGGGAATTTTCATAAAGACGTGA
- the dapA gene encoding 4-hydroxy-tetrahydrodipicolinate synthase: MKLRPLTGAITALVTPFSNGAVSFGDLKKLVETQIKAGIHGLVPVGTTGESPTLSHEEHMAVIRATIECVRGRVPVIAGTGSNSTHEAIELTRLAHEAGADAMLVVAPYYNKPSQEGVFRHFAALAETTDKPIILYSIPGRCGIEIAVPTVVRLRKQYPHVRYIKEAGGSVDRVDQIKQALGRDMTVLSGDDSLTLPFLAVGGEGVISVASNYAPKRVVQLVEAALGGDYARARKVHQAMYPLFKNLFIEPNPVPVKYALKRAGLISSDEVRPPLCEMSEANRKMLEGVIESL; this comes from the coding sequence ATGAAACTCCGTCCGCTCACCGGCGCGATTACCGCGCTTGTCACCCCTTTCTCCAATGGCGCCGTCTCGTTTGGCGACTTGAAAAAGCTGGTGGAGACGCAGATCAAGGCTGGCATTCATGGTCTTGTACCCGTGGGCACGACCGGGGAGTCGCCCACCCTTTCCCATGAGGAACACATGGCCGTCATTCGCGCGACGATCGAGTGCGTACGCGGCCGTGTGCCGGTGATTGCTGGAACTGGATCGAATTCGACACACGAAGCGATCGAGCTCACGCGCCTCGCCCATGAAGCAGGCGCCGATGCGATGCTTGTCGTGGCTCCGTACTACAATAAGCCGAGCCAGGAAGGGGTGTTCCGTCACTTCGCCGCCCTCGCGGAAACCACGGACAAGCCGATTATTCTCTACTCAATTCCAGGTCGTTGCGGCATCGAGATCGCCGTTCCCACCGTCGTTCGGCTCCGCAAGCAGTATCCGCACGTTCGCTACATCAAGGAAGCGGGCGGTTCGGTGGACCGCGTCGACCAGATCAAGCAGGCGCTGGGTCGTGATATGACCGTCCTCAGCGGCGACGACAGCCTCACGCTTCCCTTCCTTGCGGTGGGTGGGGAGGGTGTGATCAGTGTCGCTTCGAATTACGCTCCCAAGCGCGTTGTCCAACTGGTTGAAGCCGCGCTCGGAGGCGACTATGCCCGCGCCCGCAAAGTTCACCAGGCGATGTATCCCCTCTTCAAGAACCTGTTCATCGAGCCGAATCCGGTTCCGGTGAAGTATGCTCTCAAGCGCGCCGGCTTGATTTCGTCCGATGAAGTGCGCCCTCCCCTCTGCGAAATGAGCGAGGCGAACCGCAAGATGCTCGAAGGCGTGATCGAGAGCCTCTGA
- the dapB gene encoding 4-hydroxy-tetrahydrodipicolinate reductase, with protein MPLKIAIIGAKGRMGQVIASVAAECDCEIIASLDQGDDLLQGCTGAQAIIDFSFHKVTEHSLAIAKSLGIPIVIGTTGHTSEEKKVLAELASSTRCVWAGNYSVGVNLLFALTRRAASVLGKDYDAEVIEMHHRFKKDAPSGTAARLLEVILEERKLNAEALRHGREGITGERTQAEVGIHAVRGGDVVGDHTVIFAALGERVELTHKASDRGIFARGALRAAHWLQTQKAGLYDMQDVLGLK; from the coding sequence ATGCCCCTCAAGATTGCAATCATCGGTGCCAAGGGTCGGATGGGCCAGGTCATCGCCTCCGTGGCTGCGGAATGTGACTGCGAGATCATCGCCTCCCTGGACCAAGGGGACGACCTCCTCCAAGGCTGCACAGGAGCCCAGGCGATCATCGACTTTAGCTTTCACAAAGTAACGGAGCATTCACTGGCGATCGCGAAATCGCTCGGTATTCCGATTGTGATCGGCACCACCGGACACACGTCGGAGGAGAAGAAAGTGCTCGCCGAGTTGGCTTCCTCCACACGTTGCGTGTGGGCCGGCAACTATTCTGTCGGGGTGAACCTCCTTTTTGCGCTTACACGGCGTGCCGCCTCAGTGCTCGGCAAGGACTACGACGCAGAGGTGATCGAGATGCACCACCGCTTCAAGAAGGACGCCCCTAGCGGCACGGCCGCGCGGCTTCTCGAAGTGATCCTCGAGGAGCGTAAGCTGAACGCAGAAGCACTCCGTCACGGACGCGAAGGGATCACCGGCGAGCGCACCCAGGCGGAGGTGGGTATCCATGCGGTTCGCGGAGGTGATGTTGTCGGCGACCACACGGTCATTTTCGCTGCACTGGGTGAACGTGTGGAGCTCACTCACAAGGCGTCTGACCGGGGAATCTTCGCTCGTGGGGCCCTGAGAGCAGCCCACTGGCTGCAGACCCAAAAGGCGGGGTTGTATGACATGCAGGATGTCCTCGGCCTGAAGTGA